The window CACAGGTCATGGATTTAAGGGCTCTAGTGGAAGCAACCCACAAGTCAGTGGATGACTGTATAAGAAAAATGTGCTCAATCcgtatgatggaatattattcagccttaaaaagtaaggaaattctgacatgcTGCAACATGAATGCGCCTTGAGGATATTaggtgaagtgaaataagtcagtcgaaaaaagacaaatactatatgattccatttatataaggtaCCTAGAGTGGTTAAGTTCATGAAGACAAAGTAGAAGGGTGCCAGGGGTtttaacagcatttgttgaagcaAGACAACATTTAGTTATAGATCTGGATTAGTGCTAAGTGAAAAGTTTCCCttttacataaatgtaaaatatttaaagaattttcaaaactgaaaacctcttttaaaaaatgtcagcgCCAAAATCACTGTCCTGTATACCACTCAGTATTCCTTATCTGTGGAAAGACCAGAGTAGGGAAAACAGGGTAGAGAAAACAGCACTTTGTCTGGTACAGAGATGACCATCTCAAGGACCCTGTAGTGGATTCTCTACAAGGACTCACAAGCACCATCCCATGGAGCACACCAATTAAATAAGTACTTTAAGACATTTTGATAATTGAGCATATTGaggttttttaaatagaaaaattttaaacacacatttttaagtgtatctATGGAACATTTACAGATGTTAATCACATCTTACCCAAAATAatagccactagctacatgtgactactgagcacttgaaatgtggccagtccaAATTGAGATACGCTATAAGTGTAAAataccagattttgaagacttagtatgaaggcaaaagaatgtaaaatatctcaataattttatatttaggatGTTGAAAGTATGTTTATACATATTTGatgaaatgtataattttaaccctcattttgcctttttcataACATgcatactaattttttaaaattatatatgtggccTGCATTATTCTTCCATTAGGCAATTCTGACTACAAAGAAAACCTATCAAATTATTTAACATAGGGACTTCATAAGAAATATTAtctaattaaaatctaaaatggttagaaaaaataagagatagCTAGAATAAATCTTAATTATATGGGAATAAACAGCTTTGAAGATAGCCATGGACTTAAAGAGGAAACCCAAACCAGAAAATTaaatgagcaaaaacaaaacaaaacaacgtATGAACAATTTATGCCAAAACCTACGAGACATAGAATATGTTCTGTTACCTTCAATGcttcattattaagaaaatattatcagAAAGGAACTTAATGTTTAcctaaggaaaattagaaaaataactataaaataaaccaaaagacaAGACTGACCATTATTAATAAAAAGCAAGCTGgcattaatgaaatagaaaaaaaaagtaaaaaaaaaaacaattccgaaaattatttctttgagaaaaccaacaaaataagTTCACCCATCATAAGtctttttaagtagactccatgcccagcgtaggtcacgatcccaggaccctaggagccccacattgggctccctgctcagcaaggagcctgcttctctctctccctctgcctactgctccccctgcttgtactctctctctgtcaaataaataaaatctttaaaaaaaagtcgagtgcttaactgactgagccacccctgtgcccctcacccatcataaatcttaaagaagaaagaaaggagcaaaaATATGAAAGACTTACATATTGATCTTTCATACTTGGAAAAAGTTTCCATAAACTAGGTAAAGAAGTCACATCTAAGggtaaaccaaaccaaacaagaGTGACAAGAtctcaaagtaaaaaaagaatttagtggAACAAAAGTGGGAACAGTGCACCTATCACATAAAACACTTGAGAATTTCAGTGTAAATTATCTTTCATGTACTAAATAAATTGGCACAAACGTCTAAAGGTCTTCAGATGACATACTTTGTCCTGCTGGGCAccttttaaataatgataatagaaaatatttattgtgtgctcATTGTGAAAATAGTGAGGCTGCCCACCAGCCCATTCAGCtagaaaaatgggaggaaaaattTGAACCAGTGTGGTTAACTCCAAAGAATATATTCACAGAAAAACTAAAAGATGTAGCCACTCCAGAAAATAGTAtggtggtttctcaaaaagttaaaaatagaaatactttatgatatagcaattgcactactagatatttacccaaagaatacaaaagtactAGTTTGAAGGGATACACACAccctgtttatagcagcagcatctacaatagccaaattatggaaagagcccaaatgtccatcaaaagaatgggtggttaaaaaaaataataagttaatggataaagatgtggtataggagcagctggatggctcagtcagttaagcatccaactcttaattccggctaaggtcatgatctcaggggcatggaattgagccccacatagggttccatgccaggcatggagcctgcttgaggttctctttccttctttctgcacctttcctcctccccacccctgcagacactctttctgtccctctctctctctctctctcaaaaaaaaaaggatgcaatatatatttagatatataatggaattttGCTCAATCATaggaaggaatgaaatcttgccatttgcaacatatGGATGGAGCTGACTTATTTAGCTATAATGCTAgttaaataagtcaaagaaagacacataccatatgatcttactcgtatgtggaatttaagaaacaaaacaaacatgggggaggaaaaagaaaagtcaagaaacatactcaatacagagaacaaactggtggttatgtgaggggtggtgggtggagggatgggagaATGAGGAGATGGGGATGAAGGCGTCCACTTGTTggggatgagcaccaggtgttttATGGAAGTcctgaaccactaaattctacacctgaaattaatattatactattatttaaattccactaactggaatttaaatttttttaaaaaatatttttttaagattttatttatttattcatgagagacagtaagatagagaggggcagagacacaggcagagggagaagcaggctccatgcagggagctcaacatgggactcgatcccaggtcgccaggatcacaccctgggccaagggaggctaaatcactgagccacccaggctgccctaaaaaaaattttaaagcaaaaaaccAACAATGACTTCTTAAATGCCTttctatttttcaacttttacaaatctattaagtatatatatatattttataagtgaataaatgcattatgtgagggaaaaagaaagccaagtagGATAAATCCCTTTTGGTATCGGCAAAAACAGAAATGACATTAGGGTCCTGTgcaataatatatacataaaaagagCTGCAGGAATAAGAATACAAAAACTATGTAAAGATCTAAAGTCATGGAAGTTAACATAAACAAAGTGAATATGGcataaatggtaaaaaaaaaaaaaagttggctaaCTCAGTGGACTAAGAAACAAATAGCTCCCATGAGTCCTACTTCAATTAAACCCAAATATCCAGGATTAATGTAAGTTGCCTGTGAAACTATTAGTAAAGCAGTAGTTCCTACCATGGaaatgtggggtggggtgggcttgGTGATGCAGTCACCCCTCTGAACATCCCCTTCCCCTTTTAGATGTTCATCACTGCCCACCCCCTTCACTGGGTTTATACGCTCATAGCTTGATCTCCATCCTAGTCCCTCCCACCATCCTCTAATGGCTTCAGCATCACAAGTAAAAGACTTAGCCAACCTGCAGTCCAATTCTGATCGTGCCCATGCCATACACCAGATCTCAACCCCAGGTCAGAAAACTAGTCAGCACAGCTCCACCTCTCAAAAGCTgaactcctttctttttcttatggcTCGCACGGACCCCTTCTTGTCTCATCTGCATTGTCTCACTCCCACATTATTTACTCAAGTTCTCTGACACTTCTACTTCCTTGTGGAGGTTAGGTCCCCTGTGATCGGGTCACACTCTAATTCTTTCCAAGACAGGGCCACTAAAAGCTATTATGTCAACAAACGCAATCTGCAGTGCCTTTTTCCTTCTATTGAATAAGCAAAAACTCCTGATGGGAGTCACCTGAGCAGCTCAACAGGTTAAgtggttaaacatttgccttccgctcaggttgaaatgccagggtcctgggatccagccctgcattgggctccctgctcagcaaggagcctgtttctccctctgccccttaccatAGTCATAatcgctctctctcgctctctcaagtagataaatacaatcttaaaaaacatacacacacacacacacacacacacatacacaaaacaattCCTGATGGATCCGCTCACAAATCAGCATCCCTGTTCCTGCACAAAGAAAATTGCACAAACATGAAGACAGTGCATTTCCAAAAGGACAGTATTGGATGCTAATGCCAGAGCTGGTTCAGACCAGCACAGACCCTCACCTCTACCTCTCATTTCTCTTGGTGACGATTGCAAACATTTACAACACTAGTGGAAGTACTTTAATATTTATCTTACCAAACTCTCATGAGAATGAGATGAAGAAATCACAGAACGACTGGTAGACAAAAAAGGAGCTGGAAGTAAACTTCCACCTGTAACAGAGATCGCACATAGGATCCAATACAAACCTGAGACAATGGCTTCCTGTTGGCACAGTTTATGCCTCCAATGAAGAACATGTTGGGCATGATTGGCCTCGGGTAGTCCAGAACAAAGTCCCCTCTGAACAGCCACACAGATCCAGAGCTGAGGATGTCCTCCAGGGATACCTCTCGCTGAAGAAGCTCAGAGGCAAGGCTTGCATAAGGAGTGAAAGAAAAGTGGCAAAAGTACTTCAGGGCCAGGGGGTAGAGCATGTTCTTGACCCTTTGCAGGAATGTCATGTGGTCTGAATTCCTTGTTAATAATCTGGGAATATATGAGGAAGGGTTTGGGCACTGTGTGCCCTCAGATTCTAAATCACATGGAATGTTCCgcaaaaaaaaacacagagggaAGGGACAGGTACCTAGCCAGTATTGCCCCACAGGGATAAACTGGATCAGTTAAAACCACATCAAAGGAACTGGCATTCAGGTGCCTGATCAGGTTCTTGTTATGTATCAGCGACTCACAAGatctttgaaaaatcaaagtaGCAGCTTTCAAACCTTCCATagttttcaaaaatgtctttagaaAAGACATTCTTTGAAAAACCAGGTAACTCTGGCCCAACAGGAGGCGATCAACCTCTTCCTGGGTGTAAGGTGTGGCATAGGTTGTCAGGGTGAAAAAATCCTCTTCTTTGATATGCATATTCGACTCTGGGGAAACCACCACCATCTGGTGGCCTCTGGCATGGAGCTTCTGCACAGCCTTCTTCATGCTAAGCCAGTGGCTGCCATCCATAGGCACCACCAGTACCTTCCCACCTTCAACCCAGCGTCCAACACACAAGATGAGCAACAGCCCCGTGAGCACTGGCAGGGGAGCCAGGAACCCTGCAGCCATGTCTGTAGGAGCCCAAAGCAGCCGGCTTTGCAGATCAGGCTATGCCtcctacatttattttctttgactttatCTTATCACTGAGTCACTTCGCAGGGCAGGTAGCTGGCAGGCAGCATACCCTCCTTGTGTTAATCATTACAGACTAGACCTGTCCCACTCTTCCACCACTGGCCCCACTCTTCTGCTTCCGCGCAGGGAGAAATCAATCCCCTTTATCTAGGAAACATCCCAcctgcctctgtgctctctccAAGGAACATTCTAATTGACTCTGTTGCCTTCTATCCAATACCAAAAACAGGGCTGTGGATGCCCAATTCATTGGATCTCCTCCTAGTTCCTGGTTGATCCTGTGCCAAGAGCTGTGACTGAGCTCCGGGGAGTCACCAATGCCCCAGTCTCAAGCATAACCTCTCTATGGGGATGGAACCTTAGCTGCAAACTGTTGAAGCGCTTTCCTCTCATTTTGGGGGAACATGGAACACAcccaaaaaatatataacactGCTAAGCCAGCTTTCTCTAAACACGGAGGGGGACACTAGCTCTTAGGTTTTGCTTCTTTTCCACACCAGGACATCTCTTGCAATGGTCAGGAAAGAATCTACTTGAAGCGCCTGTCAAATAAGGAAATACCTTGAAGGATCCTGCAGTGCACATGTGAACACACTGCAAGACTTGTTGAGCATCCATACTTACTTCTCAGAATAAGGTCTTTTGTTATCTAAAGCATAAATGGGCAAGATAACCCTTATGGATGACATAAGGGACCAGAGAGCATCCTCCCCCGAGAGCCTGGTCACCTTGGAACAAGGAGAGCTGTCACAAAGCCTCCAATCAGGCCCTGACTCCACTCCTCTTCTCCTGTCTCCTGCTACCTTGTTTAGGGACTGGGGTCTTTCACTAATAACTTCCTGCCCTCCTTCCCGTGAAAACCACCCATTTCATACAAGGCCTCAGAGCTCCCCTCTGCTTCctagatgggatgctgctcaGTTCATGAATCCTTAATAAGGCCAATTGATCTGCAAATTTACAGGTTGGACTTTCGTTCTTTAACAACTCTAAGATATCAATCTAGGTAGAATAAATAAAGAGACTGCAACATGCTGGATGGGAAGATTTCACATTGTAATGCTCCTGATTCTGTCCCCAGTGAAGCAATAGATTCATTTCATAAGCATGAAAGTCAAACAGAATCTCACTGGGATTTTAAACATGACAAAACAACGTTTTCAAAATCACCTAGAAGCCTTTGGGGCTTCTGGTAATACAAGAGTAGCTCCTCTCAGTCGCTGGTCCCACAGATAATGATTATAAACTCttgcaaaatgtttttctaaataatgCTGTCTGAAGGCCTTGGGCAGCAAACAAATGAGGGCAGAAATGGAAGGAGACAAAGTGGACAGGATGATGGCACAGGACCTCAAGGGTAACCAGGAGGGAGGGTAGAGGTTCCGTACACTTCTTAGCAGCCACCTCTCCTACCTCTAGCCTCACCCACTGCACAGCTTCTCCCTCTTAACAGGGAGATTGTCTTAATGCCATTGTACCCACGTGGCCAGGAAATGGCCAGCACCTCAGTCAATCCACTACTCATCATCAGGTTTCACCCCCTTCCAGAGCTTGGACCAAAGTTCAAGGGGCATTTTCCTTCTGTGGTCTCTATAATGGGGTCCAACCCATACCTTGTTGATCAGCCTCGAACCAGTGGGCATCGCACATCCTTCTGCAACCTCAGCCCTCTTCCAACCTTGTGAATCAGGCTTTAGCCTCTAGTTGAATTTCAGTGGTCTGCTGACCTGCCCCCCACGGCAGCCGGCCCAGCACACAGTCATCTGTTTCCACTCTCTGCCACAGGCTGCCATGAGCAGTGCCGCCAACATGCCCATCGAACCAgccagtgttttcctttttttttttttttaatttttctttttttatgatactcacaatgagagagaggcagagacacaggcagagggagaagcaggctccatgcaccgggagcccgacgtaggattcgatcccgggtctccaggatcacgccctgggcctaaggcaggcgctaaaccgctacgccacccaaggatcccccagcCAGTGTTTGCAAGTGTCCCCATACTCACATGGCAGTCCATAAGCGTCTGACATAGGCAGTCCATAAGCCCCTCATTCAATAAAAATGGCTAGTTCACCAATTGTTTCCTGGCTAGTTCACCAATTTTTGGCTCACAAACCAGCCACTGGATATGGATTCACAACACACTGAAAACAAGGCAGGCTGATCTGAATGGGTGGTGGCAGGGCTAAGAAGCAAGGGATGTTCCTCACAAGGCTTGTCTTGAATGGCCACAAGACCAGTAGatctctgcccctgcctgccaaATCTAGAAGTCTATATAGACACATTAACTGGGTTCACTTATGTATACCATCTGGATAGTATACTGTCCACAACACCTGACTCTCTCAGGCCACATCTTGGAAACCAGTCCAACTGAAAGAATGGTGGACACACATACATTCTGAGGACTCCTCCTTCTGAGGAGGAGTTGAGAAGCCTCCAAATGCCTGGAACAAGCCCCCTTGTAAACCTGCATcaacatccttctttttttttttttttttcatcaacatCCTTCTAATGACTCCCTCCAACATTCAACATCaacagaaatagtttttttttaaatacacaaggGATCAGAATATATTACTATTGAAGAAGATATAAGGACAGTCAACAAGCCTATGAAATATACTCAACATCAATAGTCactaaggaaatgcaaaaaaaaaaaaaaagatatcacttCTTGCCACCTAGAGTGGCTATAataaaaaggaactgaaaacaaCTGTTAAACAAAACATTTACAGAAATGCTCATAGCAGGAGGATAGACAACGGCACAGAGTAGAAACCCATCAACTGGTAATAGAAATGTCTGTCCAtcagcaggggtgcctggctcaaTCCGTCAGAAGAACATGCGACTCTtagctcagggtcgtgagtttgagccccacgtcgagtgcagagattacttcaggtagactttaaagaaaatgtctgtCTACTGATAAATGTACAAACAGTGGTCCATCCACagaaaggaatattatttagccataaagaCATGAAGTatcagggcacctgcatggctcagtcacttaagcatctcaCTCCATTTGGCTCAGTTCCTGGTCTCAGGTCCCAAGGATCGAGCCTCGCTTCAGGCTCCgaactcagtgaagagtctgctcaaggactctactctctctctcactctttccctctgtccctcgttccacaaataaataaatatttaaaaaagaaattaagtagcAACGCGTGTTAttatatggatgaaccttgaaacatTAAGCTAAgtaaagaagccagatacaaaaggccacatcctgtatgatttcatttccaTCAAATcgccagaataggcaaatctatagacagaaaatagattcgTGGTGGCTAGGAGCTGGGGAGGGTAGAATCAGAGTGACTACTTAGAAAGGCACATGCATCTCCTTTTGAGGtgataagaatgttttgaaactaGTTAATGGTGATGATGTACATCACGGGTGTATCAATCACCACTGGAGAGCACACTTTAAAAAGGTCAGTTttactttatgtgtattttatcacaataaaacaaAGGGAGCAGGCACTCTGAACAGCAATCCAGCCATTCCTCAAAGGTTTATCTCACAACCCAGTTATTCCACTCCTCAGTACATATGCAAGAGATTGgaacatatgtccacataaaactTGCcaggaatgttcacagcagcagtattcataatggccaagaaatagaaaaagcacaaaaGTCCATCGACTGATGAGTAGGTACACGAAGTGTGGTATATCCTTAgaaggaaatattattcagcaataaaaaacaatACTACAACCTGGATGAATCCTGAAAATATCATGCTATATTTAAAAAgccttagggcagcctgggtggctcagcggtttcgctgccgtcagcccagggcctgatcctggagtcccgggtcgagtcccacgttgggcttcctgcagggaccctactacttcctctgcctgtatctctgcctcttctgtgtctctcatgaataaataaattaaaaaaaaaaaaaaaaaaaggaaaggaaagtctcGTTTGACCATGCTGGTGCTTGTTGATCTCATCACAGACCTGCACCCCTGCCTCTCAATTCTCTTTGTGACCATTGCAAACCTTTACTACATGAGTGGAAgtactttaacatttatttcacagAACTCACAGGAGAACAAGAGGTAGAAGAAATCTCAGAAAGACTGGCAGATAAGCAAGCACCTGGaagtaagctttaaaaaaacataagtgTTCTACCTGGAACACTAATCGCACATAGGATGCAATACAGACCTGAGACAATGGCTTCCTGTTGGCACAGTTTATGCCTCCAATGAAGAACATGTTGGGCATGATTGGCCTCGGGTAGTCCAGAACAAAGTCCCCTCTGAACAGCCACACAGATCCAGAGCTGAGGATGTCCACCAGGGATACCTCTCGCTGAAGAAGCTCAGAGGCAAGGCTTGCATAAGGAGTGAAAGAAAAGTGGCAAATGTACTTCAGGGCCAGGGGGTAGAGCATGTTCTTGACCCTTTGCAGGAACGTCATGTGGTCTGAATTCCTTGTTAATAATCTGGGAATATATGAGGAAGGGTTTGGGCACTGTGTGCCCTCAGAATCCAAATCACATGGAATGTTCCGCAAAAAAAACACAGAGGGAAGGGACAGGTACCTAGCCAGTATTGCCCCACAGGGATAAACTGGATCAGTTAAAACCACATCAAAGGAACTGGCATTCAGGTGCCTGATCAGGTTCTTGTTATGCATCAGCGACTCACAAGATCTTTGAAAAATCAAAGCAGCAGCTTTCAAACCTTCCATagttttcaaaaatgtctttagaaAAGGCATTCTTTCAAAAACCAGGTAACTCTGACCCAGTAGGAGGTGATCAAATTCTTCCTGGGTGTAAGGTGTGGCATAGGTTGTCAGGGTGAAAAAATCCTCTTCTTTGATATGCATATTCGACTCTGGGGAAACCACCACCATCTGGTGGCCTCTGGCATGGAGCTTCTGCACAGCCTTCTTCATGCTAAGCCAGTGGCTGCCATCCATAGGCACCACCAGTACCTTCCCACCTTCAACCCAGCGTCCAACACACAAGATGAGCAACAGCCCCGTGAGCACTGGCAGGGGAGCCAGGAACCCTGCAGCCATGTCTGTAGGAGCCCAAAGCAGCCGGCTTTGCAGATCAGGCTATGCCTCCTACATTTATCTTCTTTGACTTCATCTTATCACTGAGCCGCTTCGCAGGGCAGGTAGCTGGCTGGCAGCATACCCTCCTTGTGTTAATCATTACAGACTAGACCTGTCCCACTCTTCCACCACTGGCCCCACTCTTCTGCTTCCACACAAGGAGAAATCAATCCCCCTTATCTAGGAAACATCTCAcctgcctctctgctctctccaggGAACATTCTAATTGACTCTGTTGCCCTCTATCCAATTCCCAAAACAGGGCTGTGGATGCCCAATTCATTGGATCTCCTCCTAGTTCCTGGTTGATCCTGTGCCAAGAGCTGTGACTGAGCTCTGGGGAGTCACCAATGCCCCAGTCTCAAGCATAACCTCTCTATGGGGATGGAACCTTAGCTGCAAACTGTTGAAGCGCTTTCCTCTCATTTGTGGGGAACATGGAACACAcccaaaaaatatataacactGCTAAGGCAGCTTTCTTTAAACAGGGAGGGGGACACTAGCTCGTAGGTTTTGCTTCTTTTCCACACCAGGACATCTCTTGCAATGGTCAGGAAAGAACCTACTTGAAGCGCCTGTCAAATAAGGAAATACCTTGAAGGATCCTGCAGTGCACATGTGAACACACTGCAAGACTTGTTGAGCATCCATACTTA is drawn from Vulpes lagopus strain Blue_001 chromosome 8, ASM1834538v1, whole genome shotgun sequence and contains these coding sequences:
- the LOC121496941 gene encoding UDP-glucuronosyltransferase 1A3-like, translating into MAAGFLAPLPVLTGLLLILCVGRWVEGGKVLVVPMDGSHWLSMKKAVQKLHARGHQMVVVSPESNMHIKEEDFFTLTTYATPYTQEEVDRLLLGQSYLVFQRMSFLKTFLKTMEGLKAATLIFQRSCESLIHNKNLIRHLNASSFDVVLTDPVYPCGAILARYLSLPSVFFFAEHSM
- the LOC121496937 gene encoding UDP-glucuronosyltransferase 1A3-like; this encodes MAAGFLAPLPVLTGLLLILCVGRWVEGGKVLVVPMDGSHWLSMKKAVQKLHARGHQMVVVSPESNMHIKEEDFFTLTTYATPYTQEEFDHLLLGQSYLVFERMPFLKTFLKTMEGLKAAALIFQRSCESLMHNKNLIRHLNASSFDVVLTDPVYPCGAILARYLSLPSVFFLRNIPCDLDSEGTQCPNPSSYIPRLLTRNSDHMTFLQRVKNMLYPLALKYICHFSFTPYASLASELLQREVSLVDILSSGSVWLFRGDFVLDYPRPIMPNMFFIGGINCANRKPLSQVCIASYVRLVFQVEHLCFFKAYFQVLAYLPVFLRFLLPLVLL